The following is a genomic window from Pseudomonas promysalinigenes.
ATCGATTTTGCCTTGCTTGAGCGCCTCGATTGCTGCGCTGCGGGTGGCGTAGCGCATGACCTGGACCGGCAAGTTCAATGCTTTGCCGATCAGGTTGGCGTATTCGGCGGTAAGGCCTTGATAGACTTGCCCACCCCCGGTGATGTCGAAAGGAGGATAGTCAGGCGCCGATATGCCCAGAACCAGTACCGATCGGCCCTCCAGCCACTGCCGCTGTTGTTCGGTCAGGCGCGGGCTGATTGGGTTGCTCGAAGATCGCGCCAACAGTGTATAGGGCTCGGCGTCAGGGGTTGAAGCCTGAGCCAGGTTGCAGGCCAGCACCAGGAAAAGACCTAGGCAGGTAATGATTCGCACAATCAAGACCTCAGACCAGCGCGTTGCGTTTTGCCATTTCGATCAGCTCGACCAAAGAATCGGCCTGCAGCTTCTGCATGAGGCGCTTTTTATAGGTGCTGACTGTTTTGTTGCTTAGAAACATGCCTTTTGCAATCTCTTGATTGCTACGACCTTGTGCAAAAAGTTGTAACACCATGAGTTCTCGATCGTTAACGAGTCGGAAAAGTCTTAGGTCTGAGTCTGCTGTTTCATGGCTGTGATGAATGGCCTGACTGGGAAAATAATTGTATCCGGCAATGACGGCCTTGATTGCGCTGAGTAGCTCACTAAGGTCTTCTTGCTTGCATACATAACCAGCTGCACCAGAGTGCATACAACGTACGGCGAACAGTGCCGGGGCCTGTGCGGTAAGTATCAGCACCTTCAAAGGCATGGCCATCGCCTGAAAGCGTGAAAGCACCTCCAGGCCGTCCAACCTAGGGATACTGATGTCGAGAATCACCAACTCCGGCTGGGTTTCGCGAATCAGTTGCATGGCATCCACACCATTGTCGGATTCGCCCACGACTTTGTAATTCTGGTTTTCCAGCAGCATGCGAACTGCAAGACGGATGACGGGATGGTCATCGACAATGAATACAGTGTTCATATCAAAACTCCCTGCTGCGTATGACGGAGGCAGGTGGCACCTTACCCCAGTTGGACGTCAGCAGGGGGGTGCAGTATAGAGATTCGTTAGATATGGGAAATGGCTTACAACTAAGTACACATTGAGCTACGAAGTGTAAGGAATTACTTCGCTACCAAGGATGATTCGGTAACTTTTCAGCAGCCCGTGTAGCATGTGTTTAGTAATGGATGCCGCGTGTAGGAAGTTTCTGATAGTTAGGCCTTGGCCCGGCTATTCAACCGGGCGCAGGGGCTTGTTCAGGTCGGGCTCGAACGGCCGGTCATTTCCCGCGCCATTTCGCTGGCATAGCTGTCAGTCATGCCGGCGATGAAGTCGATCATGCGCAGGAACGCCTTGTGCAACGAATCATTGGGGCTGGGGGCGTTGTTACCGATTAGGTCAAGCACGCGGCGGCTCTTGAATGAGGGGGTACGCCCGCCGTGTTGCTCTAGGGCCGCAGCGCAGAACGTGTTGAGGAGTATTTCTAGGGTGGTGTAGGCGCCAATCTCATGCAACGTCTTGCGCTTGTCCTGGAAAATCTTGTTTCGCGCCATCGCCTTTGCCTGCAGCACGCAGCGCTTGGCTGGGCCGTGCATGTGCTCGACCAGATCGCCAGTCAGGCGCCCGCTCAGCAGTGTTTGCTGCTGCTCGACGAAAGCCGCGGCGGCCGCATTGGTTAGATGTTCGATTGCCTTGCCCCGCAAGATCGCAAGCTTGCGTCGACGTGAGTCGGCAGGCCCAAGCTGGCGATAGGTTTCCGGCAGGTCGTCGCCGACAAGGTCCAGCAACAGCGCCTCGACTTCGGCGTAGTGCAGCAGCTCCATCTCCAGGCCGTCTTCCAGGTCGATCAGCGCATAACAGATGTCATCAGCCGCTTCCATGAGGTAGACCAGCGGATGGCGGGCCCAACGCTGGTCCTCGAGCAACGGCAGGCCAAGCTTGCGGGCGATCTGTTCGAGCAGCGGCAGCTCGCTCTGGTAGCAGCCGAATTTGTGTTTCTTATAGCCAAGTGCATCTGCGTGGCGAGCGGTCCACGGGTACTTCAGGTAGGTGCCCAGGGTCGCGTAGGTAAGCCGCGTGCCGCCGTCGAACTGGTGGTACTCAAGTTGAGTCAGTACGCGAAAACCCTGGGCGTTACCCTCGAAGTTGAGAAAGTCAGCGCGCTCATCATCGCTCATGTCGTCCAGCCAGCCCCTGCCTGCCGCCTGTTGGAACCAGTGGCGAATGGCATCTTCACCGGAGTGGCCGAACGGCGGGTTGCCAATGTCGTGGGCCAGGCAAGCCGACTGCACGATCATCCCCAGGTCGCTCGGATCGCACCAGTCGGGCAGGCTTGAGCGCAGGGTCTCGCCCACGCGCATGCCAAGCGAACGGCCCACACAGCTCACCTCCAGGGAATGCGTCAGGCGTGTGTGGATATGATCATTGCTCGATACCGGATGGACTTGCGTCTTGCGCCCCAGGCGGCGGAAGGCGCCCGAGAAGATGATCCGGTCATGGTCTTTGTGAAAGGGGCTGCGGCCAAGCTCATCGGCGCTGTACAGCGCTTTGCCGAGCCGTTCGCGGGTGAGCAGGGTGTGCCAGTCCAAGGCGCTCTCTCCTGTCGATCGAAGGGTATAGCTTCAGGTGCGGCGGGCAGGGGTGCAAGGGGCAGATTAAAACCGCCCCTGTGGGATTAGGGCCGCAGGCCATGCTCAGTGGCGGCGATTGCCTTGCAGGAACAGGCGCACCAGAGGAACCAGGCTTGTACCCAAGCGTACCAGGCGGCTGAGGTTGCCGCTGCGCACGCCTTTGCCGGTCAGAAAGCCTAGCGCGACCACTGCGCCTATTCCCCAAAGCGGTGCATGTTTGATGCCCAAACCGTCATGCAGCGAGCTGCCAATGCCGCGCAGGCGCACCAAGGGTTGCAGCAGTTGGCCGGACTCCTGACGAATTTCCTGGCGATGCATTTCAAGGCGCAGGCGCAGAAGCGCTTTGCGCAGTTCGCGTGGGTTACGCGTATGGGGAAGTTCAGGCAGGCTCATGGCAACAGACGCTCCCTATCCTTGGCCAGTTCTTCGAGGGTGGCATTGAAGGGCGATGACTCGTCAAACACAGCGGCTTTGAGGCGCAGGCCGCAGAACACAGCTGCCAAGCCATAAAAAACGCATAGACCGATGATACCCGCCAAGCGATAGCTGTCCCACAGAAGGACCAGCAACAGGCCAGACAATGCCGTGAGCAGCAGCAGGGCGAAGACCAGCGCAAGTCCCGCGAACAACAGCAGCCTCAGGGTACGGCCTTTTTGCTCCTGCAGTTCGATTCCCAATAGTTCGATGTGGCTGTGCAAAAGCCCCAGTACCGCAGCACCCAGGCGTTTGCCTGAGGCGCCGGTGGCAATGCTGTCGTTCTCCATGGAAGCTCCTCAGCGCCGGTTGGCGAGCAGGCCGATCAACAATCCGACGCCGGCAGCGATACCGATGGCCTGCCATGGGTTTTCCTGCACGTACTGCTCGGCGCTACCAAGGGCTTCCTGGCCGCGCTCACGCACCGTTTCTTGCGTCAGTTGCAGGGTTTCACGTGCCTGGGAAAGGCGCTCATGAAGCTGACTGCGCAGCTCTTCAGCCTGATCGCCCGCCAGATTGGCGGTGTCTGCCAGCAGTTTCTCCGTGTCACGGACCAAGGTCTGGAAGTCAGCCATCAATATCTCTTGTGCAGTCTTTGCCGATTTGCTGGCCATGGGGCTCTCCCTGGTAGGTATTGAAAGTATGTAGGTAGTTCGAGTGACGCGGCGCTTGGAAGGTTCAGTCGCTGTACTGGTATGGCACTTGCTAACGGAAATTGCCACAACGCAGGGCGTCATCTGGATCGATGCGCCGAAGCAGGGCGTCGACCCTGACAGGCACCGATAAACCTTAACCCAATCCACGACAAACCCAAGAAAAAACCACGCAGGCTGCGCTCGTATCGCCACAACCGGGCGAAAGCTGGCACCGAATCGGTGCAGGGATGCAAGGTCTTGAACTGTCCTGGTGCTCAATTTCAGCAGGTCTGCCTTTTCATGGAAAACATGCACAGCGCAATGGGCTCCCTGGTCCATAGCTCGAATACCTTGTTCATCCTCATGGGCGCCATCCTGGTGCTCGCCATGCATGCCGGCTTCGCATTCCTGGAAGTCGGCACGGTGCGGCACAAGAACCAAGTCAATGCACTGTCCAAGATCCTCAGCGATTTTGCCGTTTCTGCATTGGTGTACTTTTTCATCGGTTACTGGGTCGCTTATGGCGTGAGTTTCTTGCAGCCTGCTTCTGAACTGGCTGTGGACCATGGCTACGCGTTGGTTAAATGCTTCTTTCTGCTGACCTTCGCTGCGGCGATTCCTGCGATCATTTCCGGTGGCATCGCCGAACGTGCACGGTTTGCGCCCCAGTTGTGCGCCACTGCGCTGATCGTAGCGTTCATCTATCCCTTCTTCGAAGGGGTGGTGTGGAATGGCAATCTTGGTGTGCAGGCGTGGTTGCAGGCGCGCTTTGGGGCGCCGTTCCATGACTTTGCAGGCTCTGTAGTGGTGCATGCCATGGGTGGCTGGCTGGCGCTGGCAGCGGTGCTGCTGTTGGGCGCGCGGCGTGGACGTTATCGCGATGGCCGGCTGGTGGCCTTCGCACCTTCGAGCATCCCTTTTCTGGCGCTGGGGTCGTGGATCCTGATCATTGGCTGGTTTGGCTTTAACGTGATGAGCGCTCAGACCCTGCAAGGGGTCAGCGGCCTGGTGGCCATCAATTCGCTGATGGCCATGGTGGGCGGCACTCTTGCGGCCTTGCTGGCTGGGCGTAACGACCCAGGTTTTCTGCACAACGGCCCACTGGCGGGCCTGGTGGCGGTCTGTGCCGGTTCTGATCTGATGCACCCTATTGGTGCGCTGGCCACCGGCCTGGTCGCGGGTGTGCTGTTCGTATGGAGTTTTACCGCTGCGCAGAACCGCTGGAAGATCGATGATGTCCTCGGTGTCTGGCCGCTGCATGGCTTGTGTGGCCTATGGGGTGGCATCGCCTGTGGCGTGTTCGGGCAGGAGGCGCTGGGCGGCATGGGCGGGGTAAGCTTGATCAGCCAGTTGCTGGGTAGCCTGGCAGGAGTAGGGGTGGCGGTGGTCGGTGGTTTTGCCGTGTATGGGTTGATACGGCGACTGCATGGCCTGCGTTTAAGCCATGAGCAGGAATTTCAGGGTGCTGACCTGTCACTGCACCGGATAGGCGCCACCAGCCAGGATTGAACAGCTTCAGGTGCGCCGTGGGCAAGAGAGACCTAAAATAGGGTTGTCCAATTGCTGAATCGAGCCTTGCCCCATGCTGCCTGAATGCCAACTCTTCGGCACCGTTGGGTGCCACTTGTGTGAAGTGGCCGAAGCCGTGCTCATGCCATTCGTCGACCACGGCCTGCTTATCGAACTGGTTGACATCGCCGATGACCAAGCGCTGTTCGAGCGGTATGGGCTGATCATTCCAGTGCTGCGCCGCGCTGATACTGCTGCCGAACTGCATTGGCCTTTCGATGCTGAGCAGGTGGTAGCGTTTCTGACCTCATAACAGCCGAGGGAAACCTCACCGGCTGGAGGGGGGGGGCGGTGCAGGCAATGATGACCCACCGATGACGCGTATCGGTTCGGTGCATTGTCAAAAGAGGCTCGCCATGTTCATCACACCGCACTTCACACTCAGGGAAATGACCGTTTCGCAAACTGCCGCAAGAGGGGGGCTGGACAACACCCCCACGCCCGAGGCGATGAGTAATCTGCGCCTTCTTTGCCAAGCCCTCGAGCAAGTGCGAGCGCTGTTCGGCCGCCCTGTCATCATCAGTAGTGGCTATCGAAGCCCGGAGGTCAATGGGCGGGTGGGCGGGGTGCGCAACAGTCAGCACATCACTGGCCTGGCTGCCGACTTCACCGTCTTCGATGTCGACAATCGCGAGGTGGTACGCCGGGTGAGCGAAAGTGGCGTGGCATTCGACCAACTGATCCTGGAGTTCGATAGTTGGGTGCATCTGTCTGTCAGTCAGGCCGCGCCTCGTCGCCAAGTGCTGACCATCCGCAAAGGAACCGGTTACCTGCAGGGCCTGCATTAGATCCTAGGTCGATTGACGGCGCTGCCTCACCCTCCGTATGCTGTATATAAATACAGTATTAAGGCGATCTCATGCTCAACGTCGAGCAACTCAAGTACAGCGTTAACCGCATGCCAGTGGAGCGGGTGTATGACGCCATGCTGGAATTGCGCCTCGAAGGCTTGGTCACAGGTGACCGCACGCCATTCGGCAAGGTGCATTTCAATACCTGCTTCGCCGAAATCGAGGCGCTGTTCCAGCGGGCTGGATACCACCGAGGCTTGGATGTCGTGGGGTATCAAGGCTTGGTCTACGCACTCTATGACCCTGGCCGTTGGGAAGCCGTACAGGTACTGCGCTGGTTGAAGGCGCACAGCGAAGCGGCAGTTGTGACTGGTTGAGGCCCCGACCTTGGGGGATAATGGCCAGCTTTGACGCTTGAGCCTCGCCATGACCCCGCCTTTCGACCCCGCTCAACAGCAAGCCAGTACCGTCTGCCTTCCGCCTGGGAATTGGGCCACGGTGCTCGACTGCCTGTGCGACCATTTCAAGGCTATCGAGCGCGCTCAGTGGCTCGACCGTTTTACCCGTGGCCGCGTATTAGATGCCCAGGGCAGGCCGATTGCGGCCGAGTTGCCATACCGTCGTGGGATGCGCATTCACTATTTTCGCGAAGTGCCGAACGAGCGGCCGATCCCGGTGCAGGAAACCATCCTGCATGTCGATGAGCACCTGGTAGTGGCCGATAAACCGCACTTTCTACCGGTGACACCAACCGGTGAGTACGTTGAGCAAACCCTGCTGCGCCGCCTGATCCGTCGGCTAGGTAACCCGCACCTTGTGCCGTTGCATCGCATCGATCGGCATACGGCCGGCCTTGTGCTGTTCTCCGCCAACCCGCAGACACGCAGTGCTTATCAGCGCTTGTTCCCGGAGCGTCGTATCGACAAGCATTATCAGGCCATCGCTGCTGCCTTGCCGCAGCATACCTTCCCCTTGATACACAAAAGCCGTCTGGAGCATGGCGAACCCTTCTTCCGCATGCATGAAGTGCCAGGGCAGGCGAACAGCGAAACCCTAGCCAAGGTGCTGGAAAAAAATGGCGAGCTTTGGCGCTACGGTTTGTCGCCAGTGACCGGCAAGACCCACCAGTTGCGCGTGCACATGGCCGCCTTGGGGGCGGGCATCTGCAATGATCCGTTTTATCCGCAATTGCTTAAGGAAGACGATGATTACCAGCGGCCATTGAAGCTGCTGGCTCAGCGCTTGTGCTTTGCAGACCCATTGACCGGCGAGCAGCGTGACTTCCAGAGCCAGCTATCGCTGGATTGGTGAGGCATCTGGTGTACCCACCAAAAGCGGCGGTCGGCTAGGCGAGGCCGCTCTTGAGGGTGCTGCGCTGGCAATCGGTCAGCGGTTGAAACGCTCCACCAGCGAATACTGGGTTCCGGCTGTGCTCGTCAGTTCCTCGCTAAGCTGCGCCGAATGCTGCGCCTGCTCGGCGGTCTGGTCGGCCAGTTCTGCGATGGTGCTGATGTTGCGGCTGATCTCGTCAGCTACTGCAGTCTGCTCTTCGGTCGCGGCGGCAATCTGGGTAGCCATGTCAGTGATATTGGCCACCGCCTCGCTGATGCCTACCAATGCCTGGTCCGCTTGCATGACCCGGTCCACGCCTTCCTGGGCCTGGCGGTGGCCGGCTTCCATGGTGAGCACGGCATTGTTGGCCGTCTGCTGCAGTTTGGCGATAAGGCCGTGGATCTGCCCGGTCGATTCGGCAGTGCGCTGGGCCAGCTGACGGACTTCGTCGGCAACCACGGCAAACCCACGGCCCATCTCGCCGGCGCGGGCCGCTTCGATGGCTGCGTTGAGTGCCAGCAGGTTGGTTTGGTCGGCGATGCCTTTGATCACATCGACCACGCCGCCGATTTCGTCGCTGTCCTTTGCCAGTTGGGTCACGGTCTGGCCGGTTTCGCCCACAGACGTGGACAGACGCTCGATGGCTTCGCGAGTTTCACCGGCGATCTGCCGGCCCTGGCTGGTAAGGCGGTTGGCTTGCTGGGTCGCGTCAGCGGCGCGCTGCACGTGGTTCGCCACCTCCTGAGTGGTGGCGGCCATTTGGTTGACGGCGGTGGCGACCTGTTCGGTCTCCACGCGCTGGCGCTCCAGGCCCGATGAGCTCTTGTGCGCCAGAACATCGGACTGGCGTGCCTGGTCACTGAGATGCTCGGCGCTATCCTGCAGGCGAGTCAGGCAGGTTTTCATGCGCGCGTCCTGGCTGAGCATGGCCATCTCCAGGCGTGCCTGTACCCCACGGCTATCGGTGTACATCTGCGCGATCAGTGGGTCTGAGGTGGTCTGTTCGGCCAGACGCAGCAGGCGTTTGAGGCCACGTTGCTGCCAGCCAAGGCCAAGCAGGCCCAGCGGTACAGAAAGCCCGGCAGCCAAGGCAAAGCCCCAGGAATGGCCAAGCCAGTTGCCGATCAGGAAACCGACCTGGCTGATCAGAATGAACGGCAGCCAGTCCTGCAGCACCGGCAACCAGCGGTCACGACGGGGGATGGCAGTTTTGCCATCGTTCAGGCGCTGGTACAGAGCTTCAGCGCGGCGGATCTGTTCGGCGCTGGGCTTGACCCGCACCGACTCGAAGCCAACGACTTGGTTGTTTTCGAAAATCGGGGTGACGTAGGCATTGACCCAATAATGGTCGCCGGATTTGCAGCGATTCTTGACGATACCCATCCATGGCAAGCCTTGCTTGAGCGTTTGCCACATATGGGCGAACACAGCCGTAGGCACGTCGGGATGGCGTACCAGGTTGTGGGGAGCACCCAGCAGCTCATCGCGAGTGAAGCCGCTGATCTCGACGAAGGCATCGTTGCAGTAAGTGATCACACCTTTGGCATTGGTGGTGGAGATCAACCGCTGTTGGGCAGGGAAAGTCCGTTCCCTTTGGGTAACCGGCTGGTTGTTGCGCATGAGCTGAATAGTCCGTGAGGCTTTGGACAGATATCGGCAAGCCACCGGTTTTATTGAATGAATATTTGATTTACTTGATTTATAGCAGTTAGCCACTATGGCAGGTGCGATAGTGAGTGCGGAGCATGGACAGCAGAATACATCGCCACGATGCTGAAGGATCGAGCGCCGCTGGGGCGGCGTTCGATCTTCACTGGCTGGCAGATTGGCAGACAATCAGCTGCTGATCATTTGCCGCAACACGTAGTGCAGAATTCCTCCGGCTTTGAAGTATTCCACTTCATTGAGGGTATCGATACGGCACAGCACCTCAATCTGCACTTGCTGGCCATCCTCTCGGGTAATGCGCAGCGGCAGGCTCATGCCGGGCTTGAGTTGCGCCCCGGTCAGCCCCAGCAGGTCAACTTGCTCTTTGCCTGTCAGCCCCAGTTGCTTGCGATCTTGCCCGGCCTTGAACTGCAGCGGGAGCACGCCCATGCCCACTAGGTTGGAGCGGTGGATACGTTCGAAACTCTCCGCCAACACCGCCTTGACCCCCAGTAAATTGGTGCCTTTGGCTGCCCAGTCGCGGCTGGAGCCGGTGCCGTATTCCTGGCCTGCGATCACCACCAGGGGTGTACCTTCGGCTTGATAGCGCATGGCGGCGTCGAAGATCGAAAGCTTCTCGCCACTGGGAACGTGCACAGTGTTACCGCCTTCTTCGCCACCGAGCATCTCATTGCGGATGCGGATATTGGCGAAGGTGCCGCGCATCATCACTTCATGGTTACCGCGCCGCGAGCCGTAGGAATTGAAATCCCGGGGCTCCACACCTTTGCTGCGCAGGTAATGGCCGGCAGGGCTGTCAGCCTTGATGTTGCCTGCCGGGGAGATATGGTCAGTGGTGACCGAGTCGCCGAGCACGGCAAGAATCCTGGCACCCTGAATATCCTTGATGTCGGGTAAAGGCCCGCCGATGTCATCGAAAAACGGTGGGTGCTGGATGTAGGTAGAGTCGTCCTGCCACACGTAGGTTGCCGCCTCGGGCACCTCGATGGCCTGCCATTGGGCATCGCCGGCGAAGACCTCTGCGTATTCCTTGTGGAACATTGCGGTGTCGACTTTGGCCACGGCGTCAGCGATTTCCTGCTGGCTGGGCCAGATATCGCGCAGGTATACCGGCTGGCCATCCTTGCCGGTGCCCAGTGGGTCTTTGGTCAGGTCAGTGCGCACGGTGCCCGCCAGCGCGTAGGCGACCACCAGCGGTGGCGATGCCAGCCAGTTGGTCTTGACCAGCGGGTGTACGCGCCCTTCGAAGTTGCGGTTGCCCGAGAGCACCGAGGCCACGGTGAGGTCGGCACCGGCGACAGCTTTCTCGATCGCCTCGTCCAGCGGCCCGGAGTTGCCGATGCAAGTGGTGCAACCGTAGCCGACCAGGTCAAAGCCCAATTGGTCGAGGTAGGGGGTCAGCCCAGCGGCTTCATAGTAGTCGGTCACAACCTTCGAGCCGGGTGCTAGCGAGCTTTTGACCCAGGGTTTGCGTTGCAGGCCTTTTTCCAGTGCTTTTTTTGCTACCAGCCCCGCCGCCATCATTACGCTGGGGTTGGAAGTGTTGGTGCAGGAGGTGATTGCGGCAATGACCACGGCGCCATCGCGCAGGGTATAGGTTTGACCTGCATGGCTATATTCGATTTCGCCCGCCTGGTCGGCGTTGCCGACGGCCACGCCGCCGCCGCCCTCACTCTCCAGGCGGCCCACTTCCTTGGCCAGCGGCTTGGGCTGCAGCTCGATGAAGTGGTCGAAGGCCTGACCCACCTGGCCGAGGGCCACACGGTCCTGTGGCCGCTTAGGCCCGGCCAGGCTGGCCTCCACGTCATGCATGTCCAAGGCGAGGGTGTCGCTGAACAGCGGCTCCTGGCCTGGCTCGCGCCATAGCCCCTGGGCTTTGCAGTACTGTTCGACCAGTTGCACCGCTTCGTGCGGGCGGCCGGACAGGCGCAGGTATTGTAGGGTTACTTCGTCGACCGGGAAAAAGCCACAAGTCGCCCCATACTCCGGGGCCATATTGGCAAGGGTCGCGCGGTCGGCCAACGGCAGATCGGCCAGCCCATCACCGTAAAACTCGACGAACTTGCCCACTACGCCTTTCTTGCGCAGCATTTGCGTCACGGTCAGCACCAGGTCGGTGGCGGTGATCCCTTCGCGCAGCTTACCGGTCAGTTTGAAGCCGATCACTTCAGGGATGAGCATCGACACTGGCTGGCCAAGCATGGCCGCCTCCGCCTCGATGCCCCCCACGCCCCAGCCGAGCACGCCGAGGCCGTTGATCATGGTGGTGTGCGAATCGGTGCCGACCAAGGTGTCCGGGAAGGCGTAGGTGCGACCATCGGTTTCAGCGGTCCACACCGTGCGCCCAAGATATTCAAGGTTGACCTGATGGCAGATGCCAGTACCTGGCGGCACTACCCGGAAGTTGTCGAATGCGCTCTGGCCCCAGCGCAGGAACGCATAACGCTCGCCATTACGCTGCATTTCGATGTCAACGTTTTCGGTAAAGGCTTGTGGTGTGGCGTAGCGGTCGACCATCACCGAGTGGTCGATCACCAAGTCCACTGGCGACAATGGGTTGATCCGCTGCGGGTCGCCGCCGGCTTTGGCCATGGCGGCACGCATCGCGGCCAGGTCGACCACGGCCGGCACACCTGTGAAGTCTTGCATCAGTACCCGCGCCGGGCGGTACTGAATCTCGCGGTCTGAGCGACGCTCCTGCAACCAGCCTGCAAGGGCGTGCAAGTCGTCGGTGCTGACGGTTTTGCCGTCCTCCCAGCGCAGCAGGTTCTCCAGCAGGACCTTGAGCGACATGGGCAGGCGCTGCAGGTCGCCAAGCTGCTGGCTGGCTTGGGCGAGGCTGTAGTAGTGATAGGTGCGGTCAGCCACCTGGAGGGTCTTGAGGGTGTTCAGGCTATCTAGCGAGGGCATTGCCAACTCCTTGTGCGGCGGTGCCCGGCATCACGGGGTATTTGCCGGTGCTACCGCGCTGTTTCGGCCCGCACGGCACGGGCCTGGCTGAAAGGTCAGGTTAGCCCCGTTTGGTGCCCCTGACTCTTTTCTGGACCGGCGGGGCATGTCGCTGGTTCCGATCTTCCTTTATCATCGCCGCCCTGCCGGCGCCTGTGGTGCGCCCGCCGTTGTGGAGTGAGAGATGAATACCCTGTTCATGCATTGCCGGCCCGGTTTCGAGGGTGAGGTCTGCGCCGAGATTAGCGAACATGCCGCCTTGCTGGGTGTGGCCGGCTATGCAAAGGGCAAGCCGCAGAGCGCTTGTGCCGAGTTCGTCTGTGCCGAGGCCGATGGGGCTGAACGCCTGATGGCCCACCTGCGCTTTGCCCAACTGATCTTCCCGCGCCAGTGGGCGCGTGGCAGTTTCATCGAGCTACCAGAAACCGATCGCATCAGCGTGCTGCTGGAGCATCTGGCCGGGCCCGCAGTCTTCGGCAGCCTGTGGCTGGAGGTGCTGGACAGCAATGATGGCAAGGAACTGTCTACCTTCTGCCGCAAGTTCGAGGCACCGCTGCGCAAGGCCTTGGAAAAGGCAGGCCGCCTGGTCGATAACCCAAGCCTGCCGCGCCTGTTGCTGACGTTCATCAGCG
Proteins encoded in this region:
- the acnA gene encoding aconitate hydratase AcnA; the encoded protein is MPSLDSLNTLKTLQVADRTYHYYSLAQASQQLGDLQRLPMSLKVLLENLLRWEDGKTVSTDDLHALAGWLQERRSDREIQYRPARVLMQDFTGVPAVVDLAAMRAAMAKAGGDPQRINPLSPVDLVIDHSVMVDRYATPQAFTENVDIEMQRNGERYAFLRWGQSAFDNFRVVPPGTGICHQVNLEYLGRTVWTAETDGRTYAFPDTLVGTDSHTTMINGLGVLGWGVGGIEAEAAMLGQPVSMLIPEVIGFKLTGKLREGITATDLVLTVTQMLRKKGVVGKFVEFYGDGLADLPLADRATLANMAPEYGATCGFFPVDEVTLQYLRLSGRPHEAVQLVEQYCKAQGLWREPGQEPLFSDTLALDMHDVEASLAGPKRPQDRVALGQVGQAFDHFIELQPKPLAKEVGRLESEGGGGVAVGNADQAGEIEYSHAGQTYTLRDGAVVIAAITSCTNTSNPSVMMAAGLVAKKALEKGLQRKPWVKSSLAPGSKVVTDYYEAAGLTPYLDQLGFDLVGYGCTTCIGNSGPLDEAIEKAVAGADLTVASVLSGNRNFEGRVHPLVKTNWLASPPLVVAYALAGTVRTDLTKDPLGTGKDGQPVYLRDIWPSQQEIADAVAKVDTAMFHKEYAEVFAGDAQWQAIEVPEAATYVWQDDSTYIQHPPFFDDIGGPLPDIKDIQGARILAVLGDSVTTDHISPAGNIKADSPAGHYLRSKGVEPRDFNSYGSRRGNHEVMMRGTFANIRIRNEMLGGEEGGNTVHVPSGEKLSIFDAAMRYQAEGTPLVVIAGQEYGTGSSRDWAAKGTNLLGVKAVLAESFERIHRSNLVGMGVLPLQFKAGQDRKQLGLTGKEQVDLLGLTGAQLKPGMSLPLRITREDGQQVQIEVLCRIDTLNEVEYFKAGGILHYVLRQMISS